Genomic window (Longimicrobiales bacterium):
GTCGTCGTTCTGCTCGCGCACAGTGCCGAGGAAAAGCACGGCCGCACCATCGGCCGGCGAGCCCACGCGCTCGAGCACCGACTGCGGATCGATCACATCGGGCGTGACGTCGGTGTGCATGTCAGCCTCCAGCCACGGGCGGAAGCAGTGCGAGCTCATCGCCCTCATTCAGTTGCACATCGAGCGTGGCATACTCGCGATTCACGGCGATCACGGGGCGTTCGGGAATCCGCGTGAAGCGCGGGTCGCGCTGTCGCAGCGTGCTCACTGCGGCGGCAGCGGTGCTGCCCTGCGCAACGTCGACGTCGAGCTCACCGACGCCGGTGAGGTCGCGATAGAGGGCAAAGAGAAGGAGACGAATACGCATGAGCGAAGCTAGCCGCGCGGAGGGCGGGCATCAAGCACGCGTCGCGCGCCGGCGGGCGCCTGCGCACGGCCTGTCTCCGGCGATCAGTGATTGTGATCGCGGCGATCCGGATCGCGGCTGTGGTCGCTCTCGTCGCGGGGTTTGTCGTTCGAGCGATCCCGCGAGTCGCTCTGCTCACGCATCCGACGGGAGAGGATATCGCGCATGTCGTCCTGGAAATGGGCCCAGGACAGGATGAACTGTGCGCGCTGTCGCGGATCCAGGATGCGGGCGAGCTGTTCCTGATCGCGCCGCCACAGGTCGTGCTCACGCACGCGGAGCGCCTCGTGCTCGGCGATGAGGCGGACGAACTCGGCTTCTGGCGTTTCAGCGCTGCGTGCCGCGCGATATATGCGGCCGCGCAGCTGCATCGAGGCGCGCGACAGCTCGCGCCGCTGGAGCCCGCTCTGCCGCAGCACCTGCTCGGTCTGTGACTGCTGGGCGCTGCTCAGCTTCAGCTCACGGCCGAGTCGGCGCACGAACTTCTGGACGACCTCAGCCTCGAGCGAATCGCGGCGCGCTTCGAAAGCCGCCCGTCGCTCCTGGTCGGTACCGCTCTGCTGGGCGTGGCCGGCGACGGGGGCCAGCAGCAGGAATGCGGCGATCACGAGCCGCTTCATCGATCCAGCTCCTCGAGCAGCAACTCGAGCTGCTCCACCGAGAGTTCGTGGAGTTCCGAGCTGCCGTGCAGCAGTGGATCCTGCGCGGCCGCCCAGCTGACGGCGTCGATATCCAGGTCATCCGTGACCCCGGCCCGATCGTAGATCAGCGACCCACCGATCACGGCGGCCGCGAGCGTCGCCGCGAGCGCCAGGCGCGCGGGTCGGCCACGCAACAGGGTACGTCTGCGGATCGCGGTAATGACACGTCCCTCGAGAGCGGTGGGGACGGGCGCGAGCGTCGTCTGCAGAAGGCGGACGATCGCGGCCTCGGCGCGGCAGTCCGTGCACGCGTCGAGATGCAGCTCGGCCAGCGTCGCTTCATGCGACAGCAGCTCACCGCGTGCGAGCGCCGGCAGCAGATCCCGGATGGCTTCGCAGTCGTATGGATTCATCGTAGCAGCTCCCTCAGCTTCTTGACGCCAAGGTGGTAATTCACCCGCGCGGCACCCTCCGAGCAGTTCAGCGAGCTGGCGATCTCGGTATAGCTGAGACCCTGCTGCACGCGCAGGGCAACGGCCAGTCGCTGTTTGGTCGGCAGACCATCGAGCGCGCGCTCTGCCCGCTCGCTCTCGGTCACGTTCACGGCCCGCCGGGCCGGATCCGGCTTACCTGTCGGCTCGTTCTCGGCAAGAACGAGACTGACCTCCCGGCGACGTCCGTTGCGGCGCCCGACGGAGCGCGCAGCGTTGATCGCGATCCGCAGCAGCCAGGTCCGGAAGCTCGCGTCGCCGCGGAATCGCGGCAGTCCGCCCATGGCGTTGACGAACGCGTCCTGGGCGGCGTCCTGCGCCAGATCAGGATCGCCGAGCACGCGGACCGTCGTGCGATAGACGTCTGGAAGGTAGCGACGCACGAGCTGTTCGCGGGCATCCTCATCGCCGGACCGAGCACGCTCCACGAGCGCCGTGTCGGCGCTCGCCTGCGCGGGTTCCGCGCGCACTGCGGCCCGTCTGGTCACGGGTGAATGGATGCCGGGGCCCGACAAAGCGTTAAATCGGCAAAGCCCCACCCGGGCGACCGGATGGGGCGCGGCGCCGCGACGGCAGCATCAGCTCAGAGTGCCGGGACGTGGGTGCCCTCGGAGACCTGCACGCGCAGGTCCTTGGACGGCTTGAAGATCGGGACGGCGCGAGCCGGTACTTCCACCGGATCGCCCGTGCGCGGATTGCGCGCCATGCGTGAACGGCGCTTGCGGACCTTGAACGTACCGAAGCCCCGGATCTCGATGTGCTCGTGATC
Coding sequences:
- a CDS encoding MoaD/ThiS family protein translates to MRIRLLLFALYRDLTGVGELDVDVAQGSTAAAAVSTLRQRDPRFTRIPERPVIAVNREYATLDVQLNEGDELALLPPVAGG
- a CDS encoding Spy/CpxP family protein refolding chaperone — its product is MKRLVIAAFLLLAPVAGHAQQSGTDQERRAAFEARRDSLEAEVVQKFVRRLGRELKLSSAQQSQTEQVLRQSGLQRRELSRASMQLRGRIYRAARSAETPEAEFVRLIAEHEALRVREHDLWRRDQEQLARILDPRQRAQFILSWAHFQDDMRDILSRRMREQSDSRDRSNDKPRDESDHSRDPDRRDHNH
- a CDS encoding zf-HC2 domain-containing protein, which codes for MNPYDCEAIRDLLPALARGELLSHEATLAELHLDACTDCRAEAAIVRLLQTTLAPVPTALEGRVITAIRRRTLLRGRPARLALAATLAAAVIGGSLIYDRAGVTDDLDIDAVSWAAAQDPLLHGSSELHELSVEQLELLLEELDR
- a CDS encoding RNA polymerase sigma factor — encoded protein: MTRRAAVRAEPAQASADTALVERARSGDEDAREQLVRRYLPDVYRTTVRVLGDPDLAQDAAQDAFVNAMGGLPRFRGDASFRTWLLRIAINAARSVGRRNGRRREVSLVLAENEPTGKPDPARRAVNVTESERAERALDGLPTKQRLAVALRVQQGLSYTEIASSLNCSEGAARVNYHLGVKKLRELLR
- a CDS encoding HU family DNA-binding protein; this encodes MTKADLVEQVAEAIGPGITKKDCALVVDGLLNAIKNAMADHEHIEIRGFGTFKVRKRRSRMARNPRTGDPVEVPARAVPIFKPSKDLRVQVSEGTHVPAL